A region from the Parasphingopyxis sp. CP4 genome encodes:
- a CDS encoding RidA family protein, translated as MVDSSSRHTASASPFEKAFGFSRAIRKGNRILVAGTGPIEPDGSSTPGDAADQARRCFAIIEAAIVELGGSLSDVVRTRMFVTDAADGERIGAIHGELFGEIRPASTMVVVAALLRPEWRVEIEAEAEIG; from the coding sequence ATGGTTGATTCCAGTAGTAGGCACACAGCCTCCGCGTCGCCCTTTGAAAAGGCATTTGGTTTTTCGCGTGCCATACGCAAAGGCAATCGCATTCTGGTTGCCGGGACCGGGCCGATTGAGCCGGATGGCAGTTCGACACCCGGCGATGCGGCGGACCAGGCGCGGCGCTGTTTTGCGATCATCGAGGCGGCGATTGTGGAATTGGGCGGATCGCTCTCGGATGTCGTGCGCACGCGGATGTTTGTCACCGATGCCGCCGATGGCGAGCGGATCGGAGCGATCCATGGCGAGTTGTTTGGGGAAATCCGGCCTGCATCGACGATGGTCGTTGTCGCCGCCTTGCTACGGCCCGAATGGCGCGTCGAAATCGAGGCGGAAGCGGAAATCGGCTAA
- a CDS encoding CoA-acylating methylmalonate-semialdehyde dehydrogenase, with protein MRSVEHFIGGNPAGGGSRQHDIWDPNNGEVQAKVSLGTGDELQKAVDAANAAQPAWAATNPQRRARIMFAFKGLVEAHMDELAELLSSEHGKVIADSKGDVQRGLEVIEFCCGIPHVLKGEYTQGAGPGIDVYSMRQPLGICAGITPFNFPAMIPMWMFGVAIACGNAFILKPSERDPSVPVRLAELMKEAGLPDGILQVVHGDKQMVDAILDHEDIMAVSFVGSSDIAHYVYQRGTENGKRVQAMGGAKNHGIVMPDADLDQVVNDLAGAAFGSAGERCMALPVVVPVGDETADRLREKMIPAIDALRVGVSTDADAHYGPVVTAEHKQRVENWIQTGVDEGAELVVDGRGFTLQGHENGFFVGPSLFDHVKPGMESYKEEIFGPVLQMVRAKSFEEALELPSKHQYGNGVAIFTRNGHAAREFASRVNVGMVGINVPIPVPVAYHSFGGWKRSAFGDTNQHGMEGVKFWTKVKTITQRWPDGSPDGGNAFVIPTMG; from the coding sequence ATGCGCTCCGTTGAGCATTTCATCGGTGGTAACCCGGCAGGCGGCGGTTCACGCCAGCATGACATCTGGGATCCCAATAATGGCGAAGTGCAGGCAAAGGTGTCGCTGGGCACCGGCGATGAGCTTCAAAAGGCCGTCGATGCTGCAAATGCTGCACAGCCGGCATGGGCCGCCACTAACCCGCAGCGCCGTGCGCGCATCATGTTCGCCTTCAAGGGCCTGGTCGAAGCGCATATGGACGAGCTCGCCGAATTGCTCTCGTCTGAGCATGGCAAGGTCATCGCCGATTCGAAAGGCGATGTGCAGCGCGGGCTTGAAGTTATCGAATTCTGCTGCGGTATCCCGCATGTCCTGAAGGGCGAGTATACCCAGGGCGCGGGTCCCGGCATCGATGTCTATTCGATGCGCCAGCCGCTCGGCATTTGTGCAGGCATCACGCCGTTCAATTTCCCGGCGATGATCCCGATGTGGATGTTTGGCGTGGCGATTGCCTGCGGCAACGCGTTCATCCTGAAACCGTCCGAACGCGATCCAAGCGTTCCGGTGCGGCTTGCCGAGCTGATGAAAGAAGCTGGGCTTCCCGACGGAATTCTCCAGGTCGTGCATGGCGACAAGCAGATGGTCGACGCGATCCTCGATCATGAGGATATCATGGCGGTCAGCTTTGTCGGTTCTTCCGATATTGCCCATTATGTTTATCAGCGCGGCACCGAGAACGGCAAGCGCGTCCAGGCGATGGGCGGCGCGAAGAATCACGGCATCGTCATGCCCGACGCCGATCTCGATCAGGTTGTGAACGATCTGGCAGGCGCGGCATTTGGCAGTGCGGGGGAGCGCTGCATGGCGCTTCCGGTGGTCGTGCCGGTTGGCGATGAGACCGCAGATCGCCTGCGGGAGAAGATGATCCCGGCGATCGATGCTTTGCGGGTCGGTGTCTCGACCGATGCGGACGCCCATTATGGGCCGGTCGTCACTGCCGAGCATAAGCAGCGGGTTGAGAATTGGATCCAGACGGGCGTCGACGAAGGCGCTGAGCTCGTCGTCGATGGTCGCGGCTTCACGCTGCAGGGCCATGAAAATGGCTTCTTTGTTGGCCCCTCACTGTTCGATCATGTGAAGCCCGGCATGGAAAGCTACAAGGAAGAGATTTTCGGGCCAGTGCTCCAGATGGTGCGCGCGAAAAGCTTTGAAGAAGCGCTCGAACTGCCGAGCAAGCATCAATATGGCAACGGCGTCGCGATCTTCACGCGCAACGGCCATGCAGCGCGCGAATTTGCCAGTCGTGTGAATGTCGGCATGGTCGGCATCAATGTGCCGATCCCGGTTCCAGTGGCCTATCACAGCTTTGGCGGGTGGAAGCGCTCCGCCTTTGGCGACACCAACCAGCACGGCATGGAAGGCGTGAAATTCTGGACCAAGGTCAAGACGATCACCCAGCGCTGGCCGGACGGCTCGCCCGATGGCGGCAACGCCTTTGTGATCCCGACAATGGGGTAG
- a CDS encoding long-chain-fatty-acid--CoA ligase — translation MHENHDAETLHALVDYWADTKPDHIGYRFEGRETSFGAFRDQTVQLSRALRAAGIAPGDRIAWIGKNSDRYFTLLFGASRAGAVTVPIGWRLAPKEMAYIIEDSGAVAIVATPEFADLAKEVAADITAIKWMMASEEGWAIDGPETFMANFGDAPELETLSKPSDPLVQLYTSGTTGNPKGVVLTHGNFFRAGDDTPAEIPDWDIWEEDEAGLQVMPIAHIAGTGYGISPMNRGVSCNIVAEFNPGEILDLIHNKQLTRFFLVPAALQMLINDPKAADTDTSGVVQINYGASPMPLQLLRDCMKAFPNAGFCQFYGMTETTGTIVVLPPEDHDPEGNERMRSAGKPVPGVEVKIVDENGKEVGVREVGEICTRSASNMAHYFKQPEKTADTVDSDGWLRTGDAAYRDEDGYIYIHDRMKDMIITGGENVYPAEVENALYEHPAVSEAAVIGVPDEKWGEAVKAIVVTKPDASFDESEVITFCRERIAGFKTPKTVDVIPEMPRNASGKILRKDLRAPYWEGKERQVN, via the coding sequence ATGCACGAGAACCATGATGCGGAAACGCTACACGCACTAGTCGATTATTGGGCCGATACTAAGCCTGATCATATCGGCTATCGCTTCGAAGGACGCGAGACGAGTTTCGGCGCGTTTCGGGACCAAACTGTCCAGCTATCACGAGCCCTGCGCGCCGCCGGTATCGCTCCTGGCGATCGGATCGCCTGGATCGGCAAGAATAGCGATCGCTATTTTACCTTGCTGTTCGGTGCGTCCCGCGCCGGCGCGGTTACGGTTCCGATCGGCTGGCGTCTCGCCCCGAAGGAAATGGCTTATATCATTGAAGATTCCGGTGCCGTCGCGATCGTTGCAACACCGGAATTTGCTGATCTTGCGAAAGAAGTCGCGGCCGATATTACCGCCATCAAATGGATGATGGCCAGCGAAGAAGGCTGGGCCATAGACGGACCGGAAACCTTCATGGCCAATTTCGGCGATGCGCCCGAACTCGAAACCTTGTCCAAGCCGTCAGATCCGCTGGTCCAGCTGTACACATCCGGCACGACGGGCAATCCCAAGGGCGTTGTGCTGACGCACGGAAACTTCTTCCGGGCCGGCGACGATACGCCAGCAGAAATCCCTGATTGGGACATTTGGGAAGAGGATGAGGCCGGGCTCCAGGTCATGCCGATCGCCCATATCGCCGGGACGGGCTACGGAATCTCGCCGATGAATCGTGGTGTCTCCTGCAATATCGTTGCCGAATTCAATCCGGGCGAGATCCTTGATCTCATTCATAACAAACAGCTGACACGCTTCTTCCTCGTGCCTGCGGCGCTGCAGATGCTGATCAATGATCCGAAAGCCGCGGACACCGACACGAGCGGCGTTGTCCAGATCAACTATGGTGCCTCACCCATGCCGTTGCAGCTGCTGCGTGATTGCATGAAGGCCTTTCCCAATGCGGGCTTTTGCCAGTTTTACGGGATGACCGAGACGACCGGCACGATCGTTGTGCTGCCCCCTGAAGACCATGATCCGGAGGGGAATGAACGGATGCGATCTGCTGGCAAACCGGTGCCTGGTGTCGAAGTGAAGATCGTCGATGAAAACGGCAAGGAAGTCGGCGTGCGCGAGGTTGGTGAAATCTGCACCCGCTCAGCTTCCAATATGGCGCACTACTTTAAGCAACCGGAAAAGACCGCCGACACGGTGGATAGCGATGGCTGGTTGCGGACGGGCGACGCCGCTTATCGCGACGAGGATGGCTATATCTACATCCATGACCGGATGAAGGACATGATCATCACGGGCGGCGAAAATGTCTATCCGGCTGAAGTCGAGAATGCGCTGTACGAGCACCCTGCTGTATCCGAAGCGGCTGTGATCGGTGTGCCCGATGAAAAATGGGGCGAAGCGGTGAAGGCGATTGTGGTGACAAAACCGGACGCTTCCTTTGACGAATCCGAGGTCATAACTTTCTGCCGTGAGCGGATTGCCGGTTTCAAAACCCCCAAAACCGTCGATGTGATCCCCGAAATGCCTCGCAATGCGAGCGGCAAGATCTTACGAAAAGATTTGCGAGCGCCCTATTGGGAAGGCAAGGAGCGCCAGGTTAACTAG
- the cysQ gene encoding 3'(2'),5'-bisphosphate nucleotidase CysQ, with translation MQRETHLELMIDLSLKAGAAIDAIYQTDFDTDAKGDGSPVTAADKDAEAIIEAGLKAAQPAIPILAEEAASEGHIPELGDRFFLVDPLDGTREFVSRNGEFTVNIALIDHGRPIAGVVYAPAINKLYYGAIGEGAFYQEIAPGQDRSTAEHPHEIEARSSFHKNLIAVASRSHRSPETEALLDKIGVKDFTPAGSSLKFCLLAQGSADVYPRLGRTMEWDTGAGQAVLVAAGGRVDILEGENEAGPLTYNKRERGFDNPHFIAWGR, from the coding sequence ATGCAACGCGAAACCCATCTCGAGCTCATGATCGACCTCTCGCTCAAGGCCGGCGCAGCCATCGATGCCATCTACCAGACCGATTTCGATACCGATGCCAAGGGTGATGGTTCGCCTGTCACCGCCGCTGACAAGGATGCCGAAGCGATCATCGAAGCGGGCCTCAAGGCCGCCCAGCCCGCTATCCCGATCCTCGCCGAAGAAGCGGCGTCCGAAGGGCATATACCCGAGCTTGGTGACCGCTTCTTTCTTGTCGATCCGCTCGATGGAACGCGTGAGTTCGTCTCTCGCAACGGCGAGTTTACCGTCAATATCGCGCTGATCGACCATGGCCGTCCGATCGCCGGCGTTGTCTACGCGCCCGCGATCAACAAGCTCTATTATGGCGCGATTGGCGAAGGTGCTTTTTACCAGGAAATTGCGCCTGGCCAGGATCGCAGCACGGCCGAGCATCCGCACGAGATCGAAGCGCGCTCCTCTTTTCATAAAAACCTGATCGCCGTGGCGAGCCGCAGTCATCGCTCACCGGAAACCGAAGCACTGCTCGACAAGATCGGTGTGAAGGATTTCACACCGGCGGGCTCAAGCCTCAAATTCTGCCTGCTCGCCCAGGGTTCCGCCGATGTCTATCCGCGCCTCGGCCGGACGATGGAATGGGATACGGGCGCAGGTCAGGCCGTGCTCGTAGCCGCGGGCGGCCGCGTCGATATTCTCGAAGGTGAAAACGAAGCCGGGCCCCTCACCTATAACAAGCGCGAGCGCGGATTTGATAATCCGCACTTCATTGCCTGGGGCCGCTAA
- a CDS encoding SDR family oxidoreductase: MSTAPFDFTAKNVLVFGGTSGINLGIAKGFSAAGARVGVASRSQDKVDAAVAQLGNDLGPAMGFSLDVRDAPAVQQAVHDFVAERGQIDVLVSGAAGNFLAPAAGLSPNGFKTVIDIDLLGTFNVMRAAYESLVKPGASVINISAPQAWIAMAFQVHACAAKAGIDQVTRTLALEWGPEGVRVNSIAPGPIGGTEGMERLAPTKEAAEHSQKAVPLGRWGEIEEIANMAMFLSSDLAGYVSGAVIPVDGASSAGRSIGG; the protein is encoded by the coding sequence ATGAGCACAGCCCCATTTGATTTCACGGCGAAAAATGTTCTGGTGTTTGGCGGCACGAGCGGCATCAACCTTGGCATCGCCAAAGGCTTCTCCGCCGCCGGTGCACGGGTCGGCGTGGCCAGCCGATCGCAGGACAAGGTCGATGCAGCAGTAGCGCAGCTCGGCAATGATCTGGGGCCGGCGATGGGCTTCTCGCTCGATGTGCGAGATGCGCCTGCCGTGCAGCAGGCAGTGCATGATTTTGTTGCCGAGCGCGGCCAGATCGATGTGCTGGTATCCGGGGCCGCGGGAAACTTCCTCGCGCCTGCCGCCGGGCTGAGTCCTAATGGGTTCAAGACGGTGATCGACATCGATCTGCTCGGCACGTTCAATGTCATGCGCGCCGCCTATGAAAGCCTGGTGAAGCCCGGCGCTTCGGTGATCAATATTTCGGCGCCGCAAGCCTGGATCGCGATGGCGTTTCAGGTCCACGCCTGCGCGGCCAAGGCCGGTATCGATCAGGTTACGCGGACTTTGGCACTCGAATGGGGGCCGGAAGGCGTGCGGGTCAATTCGATTGCGCCGGGACCGATTGGCGGCACTGAAGGGATGGAGCGGCTCGCGCCGACCAAAGAGGCGGCCGAACATTCCCAGAAAGCCGTTCCACTCGGCCGTTGGGGCGAGATTGAGGAAATCGCGAACATGGCGATGTTCCTCTCATCGGATCTGGCAGGCTATGTGTCGGGCGCCGTGATCCCGGTCGATGGTGCGTCTTCGGCGGGCCGGTCTATCGGCGGTTAG
- a CDS encoding crotonase/enoyl-CoA hydratase family protein: protein MADYETILTDLSDNIFTITLNRPDRMNAFTGQMMHEMIAAFDEADANDEARAVIVTGSGERAYCAGADLGAGADTFNYEERADRDSPVDADGNVDWSHRGARDGGGQLTLRIFNCKKPVIGAINGAAVGIGSTMTLPMDVRLAADHARFGFVFARRGIVPEAASSWFLPRLVGISQALQWCYEGNVFGAEEAKAGGLVQAIHAPDALIPAARALATKMTAESAPVSLAMTRQMMWRMMGADHPLEAHRMDSRAIWYRGRQDDAKEGVVSFLEKRSANYPNTVSSDIPDLHKWFDDPEF from the coding sequence ATGGCCGACTATGAAACCATCCTGACGGACCTCAGCGACAATATTTTCACGATTACCCTCAACCGACCCGACCGGATGAACGCTTTCACCGGGCAGATGATGCACGAGATGATTGCCGCGTTCGATGAAGCCGATGCGAATGACGAAGCGCGCGCAGTGATCGTCACCGGATCGGGCGAGCGCGCCTATTGTGCGGGCGCCGATCTTGGCGCTGGTGCTGATACCTTCAACTATGAGGAACGCGCGGATCGCGATTCCCCGGTCGATGCAGATGGCAATGTCGATTGGAGCCATCGTGGTGCGCGCGACGGGGGCGGACAGCTGACCTTGCGGATCTTCAACTGCAAAAAGCCGGTGATCGGCGCGATCAACGGTGCGGCCGTCGGCATTGGATCGACCATGACCTTGCCGATGGATGTGCGCCTTGCCGCTGATCACGCGCGCTTCGGCTTCGTCTTTGCGCGGCGCGGGATCGTTCCAGAGGCTGCATCCAGCTGGTTCCTGCCGCGGCTCGTCGGCATCAGCCAGGCGCTGCAATGGTGTTATGAAGGCAATGTGTTCGGTGCCGAGGAAGCCAAGGCTGGCGGTCTTGTCCAGGCGATCCACGCGCCCGATGCGCTGATCCCGGCAGCACGCGCGCTTGCCACGAAGATGACCGCGGAAAGCGCGCCCGTGTCGCTTGCCATGACGCGGCAGATGATGTGGCGCATGATGGGTGCCGATCATCCGCTCGAAGCACATCGCATGGACAGCCGGGCGATCTGGTATCGCGGTCGCCAGGATGATGCGAAGGAGGGGGTCGTTTCGTTTCTTGAAAAGCGCTCGGCCAACTACCCGAACACGGTCAGCAGCGATATCCCGGACCTCCATAAATGGTTTGACGATCCGGAATTTTGA
- a CDS encoding acetyl/propionyl/methylcrotonyl-CoA carboxylase subunit alpha, translated as MLKSLLIANRGEIACRIIRTARELGVHTVAVYSDADAKALHVREADEAVHIGPSPAGESYLVGEKIIAAAKETGAEAIHPGYGFLSENADFAEAVIDAGLIWVGPKPDSIRAMGLKDAAKTLMDEAGVPTTPGYLGDDQSEERLAKEAEAIGYPVLIKAVAGGGGKGMRKVDAATDFADALTSCKREATASFGNDIVLLEKWIESPRHIEVQVFGDSHGNVVHLFERDCSLQRRHQKVIEEAPAPGMDEATREAVCAAAVRAAKAVDYEGAGTIEFIADASDGLKADRIWFMEMNTRLQVEHPVTEEITGQDLVEWQLRVASGEELPKKQEELSINGWAIEARLYAEDPASGFLPSTGRLEVFDIGPLFSEERVDTGVRQGSDVTPFYDPMIAKLISSGDTRKDAIDALESQLINCVIWPVASNSGFLVNLLRSDRFVDFDLDTGFIDQNLEDLVSRSEPSDGMLNAALERLGPCQPSGALGACDLPFSDELTNFRLNAPSKANGVLLDDRGNTYRFALGPAIDPVFVYRQGNFAIVPEEGFTFAFTLASWGTAAGTASDGAILSPMPGKIIAVSVADGAAVSKGDKLVTLEAMKMEHSLTAPFDGTVTELNAEEGGQVSEGTLLVQIEASE; from the coding sequence ATGTTGAAATCCCTCCTCATAGCCAATCGCGGCGAAATCGCCTGTCGGATCATCCGTACCGCGCGTGAGCTCGGCGTGCACACCGTTGCCGTTTATTCCGATGCGGATGCCAAGGCTTTGCATGTGCGCGAGGCAGATGAGGCCGTGCATATCGGGCCGTCGCCGGCCGGCGAAAGCTATCTGGTCGGCGAAAAGATCATTGCGGCGGCCAAGGAAACGGGCGCGGAGGCGATCCATCCGGGCTATGGGTTTTTGTCCGAGAACGCCGATTTCGCGGAGGCGGTGATCGATGCTGGCCTGATCTGGGTCGGTCCCAAGCCTGACAGCATTCGCGCCATGGGGCTGAAGGATGCAGCGAAGACGTTGATGGACGAGGCCGGTGTGCCGACTACGCCCGGCTATCTTGGCGATGACCAATCCGAAGAGCGGCTGGCGAAAGAGGCCGAGGCGATTGGCTATCCGGTGCTGATCAAGGCAGTCGCCGGTGGCGGTGGCAAGGGGATGCGCAAGGTGGATGCAGCGACCGATTTCGCCGACGCGCTCACCTCCTGCAAACGCGAGGCCACCGCCTCGTTCGGCAATGATATCGTGCTGCTCGAAAAGTGGATCGAAAGCCCGCGCCATATCGAGGTGCAGGTGTTCGGCGATAGCCATGGCAATGTCGTCCATCTGTTCGAACGCGATTGTTCGCTCCAGCGTCGCCATCAGAAGGTGATCGAGGAAGCGCCCGCGCCGGGCATGGACGAAGCGACCCGCGAAGCCGTCTGCGCCGCCGCGGTCCGTGCTGCGAAAGCGGTCGATTATGAAGGTGCGGGAACGATCGAATTCATCGCCGACGCCTCGGACGGCCTCAAGGCCGATCGCATCTGGTTCATGGAAATGAATACCCGGCTTCAGGTCGAGCATCCGGTGACCGAAGAGATTACGGGACAGGACCTGGTCGAATGGCAGCTGCGCGTCGCAAGTGGCGAAGAGCTGCCGAAGAAACAGGAAGAACTGTCGATCAATGGCTGGGCCATCGAAGCGCGGCTCTATGCGGAGGATCCGGCAAGCGGGTTTTTGCCGAGTACGGGGCGGCTCGAAGTCTTTGATATCGGTCCGCTATTCAGCGAAGAACGCGTTGATACTGGTGTACGGCAAGGATCCGATGTCACGCCATTCTACGATCCAATGATAGCGAAGCTTATTTCAAGCGGCGACACTCGCAAGGACGCGATCGATGCGCTTGAATCGCAACTGATCAATTGCGTAATATGGCCAGTTGCATCGAATTCCGGTTTCCTAGTAAATTTGTTGCGATCTGATCGCTTTGTCGATTTCGATTTGGATACGGGCTTTATCGATCAAAATCTCGAGGATTTGGTGTCGCGATCTGAACCAAGCGACGGCATGCTAAACGCTGCTCTTGAGCGTCTCGGTCCGTGCCAGCCTTCCGGGGCATTGGGTGCGTGCGACCTGCCATTTTCCGATGAGCTCACAAACTTCCGTCTCAACGCGCCTAGCAAGGCCAATGGTGTCCTCTTGGATGATCGCGGGAATACCTACCGTTTCGCACTTGGCCCGGCCATTGATCCTGTGTTTGTATATCGCCAGGGCAATTTTGCGATTGTGCCTGAGGAAGGTTTCACCTTTGCCTTTACGCTTGCGTCGTGGGGCACCGCCGCTGGCACCGCCTCAGACGGCGCCATCCTCTCGCCCATGCCGGGCAAGATCATCGCTGTCAGCGTCGCGGACGGAGCGGCGGTGTCCAAGGGCGATAAGCTGGTAACGCTCGAAGCGATGAAGATGGAACACAGCCTGACCGCGCCGTTCGATGGCACCGTAACCGAACTCAATGCCGAAGAGGGCGGGCAAGTCTCCGAAGGCACCCTCCTGGTCCAGATCGAGGCGAGCGAGTAA
- a CDS encoding carboxyl transferase domain-containing protein: MSAPTLDTNIDTNGEAFRTNSALNRELVETLRGDVAKAALGGAERHRERHLSRGKLLPRDRVERLLDPGSPFLEIGQLAACDMYGGEVPGAGMIAGIGRVSGRQCMIVCNDATVKGGTYYPMTVKKHLRAQEIAEQNHLPCIYLVDSGGANLPHQAEVFPDREHFGRIFFNQANMSAKGIPQIACVMGSCTAGGAYVPAMSDETVIVRNQGTIFLAGPPLVKAATGEEISAEDLGGGDLHGRKSGVVDHVAENDEHSLTIVRDIVSTLNAPHDPGVKLVEPRAPKFDADELYGIIPDDVRAPYDVHEIIARIVDGSEFHEFKALYGSTLVCGFAHIWGMPIAILANNGVLFSESAQKGAHFIELACQRRIPLLFLQNISGFMVGGKYEAEGIAKHGAKLVTAVATATVPKVTLLIGGSFGAGNYGMAGRAYSPRFLFTWPNSRISVMGGEQAASVLATVHRDADKWDEEETEAFKAPIRQTYEDEGNPWHATARLWDDGIIDPAQTRDVLGLAFAATLEAPIPERPAFGVFRM; this comes from the coding sequence ATGAGCGCGCCGACGCTGGATACAAATATCGATACCAATGGAGAGGCGTTCCGCACCAATAGCGCGCTGAACCGCGAACTGGTCGAAACGCTGCGCGGCGATGTCGCCAAAGCCGCGCTTGGCGGGGCAGAGCGGCATCGCGAACGGCATTTGTCCCGGGGCAAGCTGTTGCCGCGCGATCGCGTCGAACGCTTGCTCGATCCCGGATCGCCATTCCTCGAAATCGGCCAGCTCGCTGCCTGCGACATGTATGGCGGGGAAGTGCCCGGCGCTGGGATGATTGCCGGCATTGGGCGCGTTTCGGGTCGCCAATGCATGATCGTCTGCAATGATGCGACGGTGAAGGGTGGCACTTACTATCCGATGACGGTTAAAAAGCATCTGCGCGCGCAAGAGATTGCCGAGCAGAACCATCTGCCGTGCATCTATCTCGTCGATAGCGGCGGGGCGAATCTGCCGCACCAGGCAGAAGTCTTCCCGGATCGCGAACATTTCGGTCGGATATTCTTCAACCAGGCCAATATGAGCGCCAAGGGCATTCCGCAGATCGCTTGTGTAATGGGCAGCTGCACCGCTGGCGGCGCCTATGTGCCGGCCATGTCGGACGAAACCGTGATTGTCCGCAACCAGGGCACAATCTTCCTCGCAGGCCCTCCCTTGGTGAAGGCCGCGACCGGCGAAGAGATCAGCGCCGAAGATCTGGGTGGCGGCGATCTCCATGGCCGCAAGTCCGGTGTGGTCGATCATGTTGCCGAGAATGACGAACATTCGCTGACCATCGTCCGCGATATCGTGTCGACGCTCAACGCGCCGCATGATCCGGGCGTCAAACTGGTCGAGCCGCGCGCGCCCAAATTCGATGCGGACGAGCTCTATGGCATCATCCCGGATGATGTCCGCGCGCCCTATGACGTGCATGAGATTATCGCGCGGATCGTCGATGGCAGCGAATTCCATGAGTTCAAAGCGCTCTATGGATCGACGCTAGTCTGCGGTTTTGCGCATATCTGGGGCATGCCGATTGCGATCCTCGCCAATAATGGCGTGCTGTTCAGCGAGAGCGCGCAAAAAGGCGCGCATTTCATTGAGCTTGCCTGCCAGCGCCGTATTCCGCTGCTGTTCCTCCAGAATATCTCCGGCTTCATGGTTGGCGGGAAATATGAGGCAGAGGGTATTGCCAAACATGGTGCAAAGCTGGTGACGGCGGTCGCCACGGCTACGGTTCCCAAGGTCACGTTGTTGATCGGCGGCAGCTTTGGCGCCGGCAATTACGGTATGGCCGGACGCGCCTATTCGCCGCGCTTCCTCTTCACCTGGCCCAACAGCCGGATCAGCGTCATGGGCGGCGAACAGGCCGCCAGCGTGCTCGCCACGGTCCATCGCGATGCCGACAAATGGGATGAGGAGGAAACCGAAGCCTTCAAGGCCCCGATCCGCCAGACGTACGAGGATGAAGGCAATCCCTGGCACGCCACCGCGCGGCTATGGGACGATGGCATCATCGACCCCGCCCAAACCCGCGACGTACTCGGCCTCGCCTTCGCCGCGACCCTCGAAGCCCCAATACCCGAGCGCCCCGCGTTCGGCGTGTTCCGGATGTAG